The Bos indicus isolate NIAB-ARS_2022 breed Sahiwal x Tharparkar chromosome X, NIAB-ARS_B.indTharparkar_mat_pri_1.0, whole genome shotgun sequence genome has a window encoding:
- the PDZD11 gene encoding PDZ domain-containing protein 11 isoform X2: MDSRIPYDDYPVVFLPAYENPPAWIPPHERVYHPDYNNELTQFLPRIVTLKKPPGAQLGFNIRGGKASQLGIFISKVIPDSDAHRAGLQEGDQVLAVNDVDFQDIEHSKAVEILKTAREISMRVRFFPYNYHRQKERTVH; encoded by the exons ATGGACAGCCGGATTCCTTACGATGACTACCCGGTGGTTTTCCTGCCTGCCTATGAGAATCCCCCAGCATGGATTCCTCCTCATGAG AGGGTATACCATCCAGACTACAACAATGAGTTGACCCAGTTTCTGCCCCGCATTGTTACACTGAAGAAGCCCCCTGGAGCTCAG TTGGGGTTTAACATCCGAGGAGGAAAGGCCTCCCAGCTGGGCATCTTTATCTCCAAG GTGATTCCTGACTCTGATGCACATCGAGCAGGACTTCAGGAAGGGGACCAAGTCCTAGCTGTGAATGATGTGGATTTCCAAGATATTGAGCACAGCAAG GCTGTTGAGATCCTGAAGACAGCTCGAGAAATCAGCATGCGGGTCCGCTTCTTTCCCTACA ATTATCATCGCCAGAAAGAGAGGACTGTGCACTAG
- the PDZD11 gene encoding PDZ domain-containing protein 11 isoform X1: MDSRIPYDDYPVVFLPAYENPPAWIPPHERVYHPDYNNELTQFLPRIVTLKKPPGAQLGFNIRGGKASQLGIFISKVIPDSDAHRAGLQEGDQVLAVNDVDFQDIEHSKLPRSFQAVEILKTAREISMRVRFFPYNYHRQKERTVH; the protein is encoded by the exons ATGGACAGCCGGATTCCTTACGATGACTACCCGGTGGTTTTCCTGCCTGCCTATGAGAATCCCCCAGCATGGATTCCTCCTCATGAG AGGGTATACCATCCAGACTACAACAATGAGTTGACCCAGTTTCTGCCCCGCATTGTTACACTGAAGAAGCCCCCTGGAGCTCAG TTGGGGTTTAACATCCGAGGAGGAAAGGCCTCCCAGCTGGGCATCTTTATCTCCAAG GTGATTCCTGACTCTGATGCACATCGAGCAGGACTTCAGGAAGGGGACCAAGTCCTAGCTGTGAATGATGTGGATTTCCAAGATATTGAGCACAGCAAG CTGCCACGTTCCTTCCAGGCTGTTGAGATCCTGAAGACAGCTCGAGAAATCAGCATGCGGGTCCGCTTCTTTCCCTACA ATTATCATCGCCAGAAAGAGAGGACTGTGCACTAG